The following coding sequences lie in one Alicyclobacillus curvatus genomic window:
- a CDS encoding L-aspartate oxidase: MRVLDTDFVIVGSGLAGSVAAYLLSTQGSVLLLSKASPTESNSFVAQGGIAAAIGSDDDTKLHAKDTLEAGAQLCDPHVVAYLTATAPKLVHWLRDIGVPFDKNTRGTISLGLEGAHSRSRVLHAGGDATGRKVMETVTMALETNPRIQRLANVHVLSLIQNQSKRVIGALGHIYKESAEEIQFYARRAVILATGGAGQLFQRTTNPFGATGDGIALAYHAGASLRDLEFVQFHPTTLDLEGCPPFLISEAVRGAGGTLVDQLGDAIMKKYPQGDLEPRDVVARAIYSSLQQGKKVYLDCREINDFAKKFPTIFERCLAHGIDPLTDLIPVSPAAHFMMGGVVAEINGKTDVPGLYAIGEVASTGVHGANRLASNSLLECLVMAFSIAQLLESVKSIEEHEFDQLELPVALIPDSPEVLDEVKTVMWESAGIVRDQESMQDGVQRLSNLKEQHPQSPAICTALLILQSALSRQESRGAHFRRDFPSLDPQLNQVNTVMSQDTKNSLFMTV, translated from the coding sequence ATGAGGGTTTTGGACACCGATTTTGTAATCGTTGGAAGCGGACTTGCAGGTAGTGTCGCTGCATACTTGCTCAGCACTCAAGGAAGCGTGCTTCTTCTGTCCAAGGCTTCTCCAACCGAAAGCAATTCTTTCGTCGCTCAGGGTGGAATTGCAGCCGCAATTGGATCGGATGATGACACGAAGCTGCACGCCAAAGATACATTGGAGGCCGGCGCACAACTATGCGACCCCCACGTCGTAGCCTACCTTACAGCAACCGCACCAAAGTTAGTTCATTGGTTACGAGACATCGGTGTGCCCTTTGACAAAAATACCAGGGGAACTATTTCTCTGGGATTGGAAGGAGCTCACAGTCGAAGCAGAGTTTTGCATGCAGGTGGAGATGCCACGGGTCGTAAGGTTATGGAGACTGTCACTATGGCATTGGAAACGAACCCAAGAATTCAGCGGCTCGCGAACGTACATGTTCTTTCTCTCATTCAAAACCAGAGTAAGCGCGTCATCGGAGCACTCGGTCATATTTATAAAGAGTCCGCCGAGGAGATTCAATTTTACGCCAGGCGAGCGGTGATCCTTGCAACAGGGGGAGCAGGACAGCTATTTCAACGAACGACAAATCCTTTCGGTGCAACGGGTGACGGGATCGCCTTGGCATACCATGCGGGTGCAAGCTTACGAGACCTTGAATTTGTGCAGTTTCATCCAACGACACTCGACCTTGAAGGATGTCCGCCATTTTTGATTTCCGAGGCAGTGCGTGGCGCTGGTGGTACCTTAGTCGATCAACTGGGCGACGCGATTATGAAGAAATACCCACAGGGCGATTTGGAACCACGTGATGTTGTCGCTCGCGCCATTTACAGTAGCCTACAACAAGGCAAAAAAGTGTATCTAGATTGCCGAGAAATAAATGACTTCGCGAAGAAATTCCCAACTATCTTCGAACGGTGTCTGGCACACGGGATTGATCCGTTGACAGACCTGATTCCGGTCTCACCTGCGGCTCATTTCATGATGGGCGGGGTCGTCGCTGAGATCAACGGAAAAACGGATGTACCTGGGCTGTATGCGATTGGGGAGGTTGCAAGCACTGGGGTGCATGGAGCAAACCGCCTTGCCAGTAATTCGTTGCTTGAGTGTCTTGTGATGGCATTCTCAATAGCACAACTTCTGGAGTCCGTCAAATCCATTGAGGAACATGAATTCGATCAACTTGAACTCCCTGTCGCTCTAATCCCGGATAGCCCGGAAGTGCTCGATGAAGTGAAAACCGTGATGTGGGAGTCGGCTGGTATCGTTCGAGACCAAGAATCCATGCAAGATGGTGTGCAGCGACTTTCGAATCTGAAGGAACAGCACCCGCAGTCTCCAGCAATCTGCACTGCGCTGTTGATTTTACAGTCAGCACTGTCTCGGCAAGAGAGTAGAGGAGCACACTTCCGGAGGGATTTCCCGAGCCTTGATCCTCAATTGAATCAGGTAAATACAGTGATGTCTCAGGATACTAAAAATTCGTTATTCATGACGGTATAA
- a CDS encoding histidine phosphatase family protein, with protein sequence MKIHLLRHGETNWNRNKRLQGQRDVPIDDTGKRQIEQFCQQTRQDYTLIVTSPLRRAVESAEICSRWFALPSVVEPAFAERTFGDLEGMCKDDICRKFLIEDVEALEATHSVESRTDFQARLELGLERLRRHYLSERILLVTHGSVIRLLLDGMSSNYRGPCGGTTRLSPSFGVVPNGCEVVMDIS encoded by the coding sequence ATGAAAATTCACCTTCTACGTCATGGTGAAACGAATTGGAATCGCAATAAACGCCTGCAAGGCCAGAGAGATGTACCCATAGACGATACAGGGAAGCGACAAATTGAGCAGTTTTGCCAACAAACCCGCCAGGATTACACGTTGATTGTCACCAGCCCGCTACGGAGAGCGGTTGAGTCCGCTGAGATTTGTTCCAGGTGGTTTGCACTTCCGAGCGTTGTGGAACCTGCCTTTGCAGAGAGGACTTTTGGGGACCTTGAGGGGATGTGCAAGGATGACATCTGTCGGAAGTTTCTCATTGAGGATGTAGAGGCACTCGAAGCGACTCATAGCGTCGAATCACGAACCGATTTTCAAGCCCGGCTCGAACTTGGGTTAGAGCGGCTTCGCAGGCATTACCTGAGTGAACGCATTTTGCTCGTCACACATGGAAGCGTGATTCGCCTACTTCTGGACGGGATGTCCTCGAATTATAGAGGGCCATGTGGAGGGACGACAAGGTTGAGTCCATCTTTCGGAGTCGTACCGAATGGATGCGAGGTAGTGATGGATATATCCTGA
- a CDS encoding cytosine permease, which yields MTNDRNGNVPWRIERNGMNPIPVDEQTGRPNELFWIWFAANLGLLGLLYGAILVNYHLNFVQALLAAVLSALSFLLVGVLSVSGRNSGLPMFAVSRRVFGRLGNLPLVFISWVNLLGWESVTAITATLSLTALLQTWFGFPSGILATSVSLLMFLLLTGSFGLLGHATLVIVQRLAAWVLGGFTAVIGVFLLAASNWSTVFQQPTSAWIGNFLPATSILVAGTGISWVNVAADYSRYQSRRYPRSALISAVTVGAGIPLVSLILIGFLVSVGHPEIASSANPVLALGQRLPPWLMVPYLVTVVGGLAAETDLSLYSSGLNLLVLGVRVARYKTIFMDTIVMLGVTSYFLFGHASLLGAFESFLTAMGLALAAWAGVFVVAPLYRHAKEQASKEKQAFLAGTPFFHWQSVASWIVGVMTGMLFSNFGVYVGPLAKGPFYQSGLGVCLAFFVSLMSRWVFSLRQKRQALFDNDL from the coding sequence TGTACCTTGGCGCATCGAAAGAAATGGGATGAACCCCATTCCGGTTGACGAGCAAACTGGGCGACCCAATGAGTTATTTTGGATTTGGTTTGCGGCGAATCTTGGACTTTTAGGACTATTGTATGGAGCGATTTTAGTCAACTATCATTTAAATTTTGTCCAGGCTTTGCTAGCCGCTGTTCTGTCGGCGCTATCGTTTTTGCTTGTGGGCGTGCTGAGTGTTTCTGGTCGTAACAGTGGGCTGCCCATGTTCGCCGTATCTCGACGGGTATTTGGGCGTTTGGGTAATCTGCCTTTGGTCTTCATCAGTTGGGTGAACCTATTAGGGTGGGAATCCGTTACGGCCATCACGGCAACCTTGTCACTGACGGCGTTGCTGCAGACATGGTTCGGGTTTCCTTCTGGGATATTGGCGACGAGTGTCAGTTTGCTGATGTTCCTGTTGTTGACGGGGTCATTTGGTTTGCTGGGACACGCAACGCTCGTCATCGTGCAGCGTTTGGCGGCTTGGGTACTCGGGGGATTTACCGCGGTAATCGGGGTGTTTTTGTTAGCCGCGTCGAATTGGTCTACCGTATTTCAACAACCTACGTCAGCTTGGATAGGGAATTTTCTTCCGGCAACTTCCATTTTGGTGGCCGGGACAGGGATCAGTTGGGTGAACGTGGCGGCAGATTACAGTCGCTATCAGTCACGTAGATACCCGAGATCTGCACTCATCTCCGCCGTGACGGTCGGGGCCGGGATCCCATTGGTAAGCCTGATTCTGATCGGTTTTTTAGTATCGGTTGGGCATCCTGAGATTGCATCATCGGCGAATCCGGTCCTGGCCTTGGGGCAGAGACTGCCACCGTGGCTGATGGTCCCATATTTAGTGACAGTGGTTGGAGGCTTAGCTGCGGAGACGGATCTTAGTCTGTATTCATCTGGTCTGAATCTGCTCGTTCTGGGTGTGCGCGTAGCCAGGTACAAGACGATTTTCATGGATACCATCGTCATGCTGGGTGTGACGAGCTATTTTCTGTTCGGACATGCCTCTTTGCTGGGAGCTTTCGAGTCCTTTTTAACCGCCATGGGCCTCGCTCTGGCGGCCTGGGCGGGTGTTTTCGTGGTGGCCCCATTATATAGACATGCAAAAGAGCAGGCTTCGAAAGAGAAACAGGCGTTTCTTGCAGGTACGCCATTTTTTCACTGGCAGTCCGTCGCAAGTTGGATTGTGGGAGTGATGACAGGCATGCTTTTCTCAAATTTTGGCGTCTATGTGGGTCCATTGGCGAAAGGTCCGTTTTATCAATCCGGACTGGGTGTCTGTCTTGCATTCTTCGTGAGTCTGATGTCGCGTTGGGTTTTTTCTCTTCGGCAAAAACGACAAGCTCTCTTCGATAACGATTTGTAG
- the nadA gene encoding quinolinate synthase NadA, with the protein MAVEHTLVEEIMIWKKKCNAVILAHNYELPEIQDIADVLGDSLALARAAAKTDADVIVFCGVHFMAETAAILNPEKTVLLPDINAGCSLADSITVEQLRDWKADHKDAVVVSYVNTSAAVKAESDYCCTSANAVKVVESIPVDREILFLPDVFLGSYVKRVTGRENMHIWLGECHVHAGIAPADVEGVLKEHPNAELLIHPECGCSTSSMYLLSEGILPKERTHMLSTGGMVQYAQKSASQEFIVATETGIIHQMEKSNPDKKFHAANRAAICPFMKMITLPKVLKALKENTHVVTVPAGIRERAKVPIGRMVAIG; encoded by the coding sequence ATAGCGGTGGAGCATACTCTTGTCGAGGAAATCATGATTTGGAAAAAGAAGTGTAATGCGGTTATTCTCGCGCATAATTACGAACTTCCAGAGATACAGGATATTGCCGATGTTCTGGGTGACTCCCTCGCACTCGCGAGAGCCGCAGCAAAAACTGACGCAGACGTAATTGTATTTTGTGGCGTGCATTTTATGGCGGAAACGGCCGCGATATTGAATCCCGAGAAAACTGTTCTGCTACCAGACATCAATGCAGGTTGTTCCCTGGCTGATTCAATTACGGTTGAGCAACTCCGTGACTGGAAAGCAGATCACAAAGATGCCGTCGTCGTGTCCTACGTAAACACATCCGCGGCGGTAAAAGCAGAGAGCGATTATTGTTGCACCTCTGCAAATGCGGTTAAGGTTGTAGAGAGCATTCCAGTCGATCGAGAGATTCTATTCCTACCAGACGTGTTCCTTGGTTCCTATGTGAAACGCGTTACAGGTCGCGAAAACATGCACATTTGGCTGGGTGAATGTCACGTACACGCTGGTATTGCACCAGCAGACGTGGAAGGCGTGCTAAAAGAACACCCGAACGCAGAATTATTGATTCATCCAGAGTGTGGATGCTCCACTTCAAGTATGTATCTTTTGTCAGAGGGGATCTTGCCGAAAGAACGCACGCACATGCTTTCCACCGGTGGGATGGTGCAATACGCGCAGAAATCGGCGTCGCAAGAATTTATTGTTGCGACGGAAACCGGTATTATCCATCAGATGGAGAAGTCCAATCCAGACAAAAAGTTCCACGCCGCAAACCGGGCTGCCATCTGTCCGTTCATGAAAATGATCACTTTGCCTAAAGTTTTAAAAGCCTTAAAAGAAAATACTCACGTCGTTACTGTACCAGCAGGGATTCGAGAGCGTGCTAAAGTTCCAATTGGCAGAATGGTTGCCATCGGTTAG
- a CDS encoding FAD-dependent oxidoreductase, giving the protein MSTNIVIVGGGITGLAAAYEATTSRERDFVNVTVLERTGRFGGKIKTHQTADFFVEAGPDSIYTRKPGGG; this is encoded by the coding sequence TTGAGTACAAACATCGTTATCGTAGGGGGCGGCATTACAGGCCTGGCCGCGGCTTACGAAGCCACAACGAGCAGAGAGAGGGACTTTGTTAATGTGACTGTGTTGGAACGAACTGGAAGATTTGGGGGGAAAATAAAAACCCACCAAACCGCGGATTTTTTCGTAGAAGCAGGCCCTGATTCTATCTATACTCGAAAACCGGGGGGGGGTTGA
- a CDS encoding cobyric acid synthase, with protein MRSLMIVGTASSVGKSIVCTALCRIFYQDGVSVAPFKAQNMSLNSAVTPSGCEIGRAQAAQAEAAGVRPNEHMNPVLLKPTGNQRTQIVLQGRVYDTVSARHYFRSYKETLWQAVVESYQFLATRHDVIVMEGAGSPVEMNLKERDIANLRAAQMADAVVVLVADVDRGGVFASIVGTLQLMTSEERKRVKGILINRFRGDPELFQDGVQWLEQYAGLPVFGVIPYISNIGIDEEDSMAFESERYRGAHSNSREDSAFVGQPQLRVAIVRLPHIANFTDFDPLFLEPDVEAFFTTDPVALQKADAIILSGTKSTMSDLIWLFEHGLAAVIQQANQMGRMIFGICGGYQMLGQRVFDPWHQEDETHSECEGIGIFSYETTIAQEKETFLVEGELLAPFTGVSVSGYEIHMGKTTGLEQGHAFARVSASIGGPSQDHARIEGAVSDDGRIVGTYLHGIFHNDEFRTRWLNEIRQSKGLPPKDDKVVIQNSREDAYDRLADVVRSHLNLARVYELLTREE; from the coding sequence ATGCGAAGTTTGATGATTGTGGGGACTGCATCGAGCGTCGGCAAGAGCATTGTGTGCACGGCGCTCTGTCGAATATTTTACCAGGACGGAGTTTCGGTGGCCCCTTTTAAGGCGCAGAACATGTCTCTGAATTCTGCGGTGACTCCGTCGGGGTGTGAAATTGGGAGAGCACAGGCGGCACAGGCAGAGGCGGCAGGGGTCCGACCGAATGAACACATGAATCCCGTTCTTTTAAAACCTACTGGAAATCAGCGAACTCAGATTGTGCTTCAAGGACGTGTTTACGACACCGTATCGGCCCGACACTATTTTCGGAGTTATAAAGAAACCTTATGGCAGGCGGTGGTCGAGTCGTATCAATTTCTCGCGACACGCCATGACGTCATTGTGATGGAGGGGGCGGGAAGTCCCGTTGAAATGAACTTGAAGGAAAGGGATATTGCAAACCTTCGGGCTGCCCAAATGGCGGACGCGGTTGTGGTTCTCGTCGCTGACGTGGATCGTGGGGGTGTCTTTGCTTCGATCGTCGGTACGCTGCAGTTAATGACCTCGGAAGAACGAAAGCGGGTAAAGGGGATTCTTATCAACCGTTTTCGAGGCGATCCTGAACTGTTTCAAGATGGAGTGCAATGGCTGGAACAATATGCTGGCCTCCCGGTTTTTGGCGTCATTCCTTACATTTCAAATATCGGCATTGACGAGGAAGATTCGATGGCCTTTGAATCGGAGCGCTATCGAGGAGCGCATTCAAACTCGCGAGAAGATTCCGCTTTTGTCGGGCAACCACAGCTACGAGTGGCCATCGTCAGACTCCCGCATATTGCAAATTTTACGGATTTTGATCCCCTGTTTCTTGAGCCCGACGTGGAGGCGTTTTTTACAACGGATCCAGTAGCCTTACAGAAGGCAGACGCGATCATCCTGTCGGGAACCAAGAGTACCATGTCCGACCTCATTTGGCTATTCGAGCACGGGCTTGCTGCCGTAATTCAACAAGCAAACCAAATGGGTCGTATGATTTTCGGAATCTGCGGAGGTTATCAAATGCTTGGCCAGCGTGTTTTCGATCCATGGCATCAGGAGGACGAAACGCACAGTGAATGTGAAGGCATTGGAATATTTTCCTACGAGACTACCATTGCACAAGAAAAGGAAACGTTCTTGGTTGAAGGGGAACTTCTGGCTCCTTTCACGGGCGTAAGCGTAAGCGGGTATGAGATCCACATGGGGAAAACGACAGGACTCGAACAGGGTCACGCTTTTGCACGTGTCAGTGCATCCATTGGGGGACCATCTCAAGATCATGCACGGATAGAAGGTGCCGTCTCGGATGATGGACGTATCGTCGGAACGTATCTACACGGCATTTTTCACAACGATGAGTTTCGGACCCGTTGGCTCAATGAAATACGACAGAGCAAAGGCTTGCCACCCAAGGATGATAAGGTCGTCATCCAGAATTCGCGAGAGGACGCGTATGATCGTCTGGCGGATGTAGTTCGAAGCCATTTGAATTTAGCTCGCGTTTACGAATTACTCACTCGTGAAGAGTGA
- the nadC gene encoding carboxylating nicotinate-nucleotide diphosphorylase, whose translation MFLTDSTKSLIRLALTEDIGRGDCTTEAIIDPEFQARATVYVKQPSRVAGLPAIDAVFAELESEVHVIHLVEDGQDVTDNRNAVCRLEGPARAILMGERTALNFLGRLTGIATLTREAVYQLNGTSTKLLDTRKTTPGWRMLEKYAVKMGGGQNHRFGLDDMVLIKDNHIALCGGVAAAVRKARERVGLSTKIEVEVDTIAQLKEALITDADLILLDNMDTPTLHQAVQITNNRVILEASGNMIISRLAEVAQTGVNYISMGALTHSATSIDVGLDISFE comes from the coding sequence ATGTTTCTGACCGACTCCACAAAATCGTTGATTCGACTTGCCCTCACGGAAGACATAGGGCGGGGCGATTGTACAACAGAAGCAATCATTGACCCAGAGTTCCAAGCCAGAGCTACTGTATATGTAAAACAGCCTTCACGGGTTGCAGGATTACCCGCGATTGACGCGGTGTTTGCTGAACTTGAGTCTGAAGTACATGTCATTCACCTTGTCGAGGACGGACAGGATGTGACCGACAATCGAAACGCCGTTTGTAGGCTGGAAGGACCAGCGCGGGCGATATTAATGGGGGAGCGCACCGCACTTAATTTCCTTGGACGTCTCACCGGAATTGCAACTTTGACAAGGGAAGCTGTTTATCAACTAAATGGTACCTCAACAAAGTTGCTCGATACGCGGAAAACGACACCAGGTTGGCGCATGCTCGAAAAGTATGCGGTGAAAATGGGCGGTGGACAAAACCATCGTTTTGGGCTAGATGACATGGTGCTTATCAAAGATAATCATATAGCGCTATGTGGTGGAGTTGCTGCTGCCGTACGAAAGGCTCGTGAACGTGTTGGATTATCAACGAAAATCGAGGTGGAAGTTGATACAATCGCGCAACTGAAGGAAGCATTGATAACTGATGCAGACTTGATATTGCTTGACAATATGGATACACCAACGCTTCATCAAGCGGTTCAAATCACAAACAACCGCGTTATCCTCGAAGCCTCCGGGAACATGATTATCAGTCGACTTGCTGAAGTTGCACAAACCGGTGTGAATTACATTTCGATGGGTGCATTGACTCATTCCGCAACCAGTATCGACGTCGGACTGGATATTTCATTTGAATAA
- a CDS encoding cob(I)yrinic acid a,c-diamide adenosyltransferase produces the protein MRIYTRGGDKGKTALIGGKRRFKHDTRIEAYGSIDEAGAFVGLAIAELDTHRDADIMDLLFRVQQTLWDVGADVAAAPGAIHAFRTPETAAGDLEPEIDRYKEESDVIKKFILRGGCRASANLHVACTVVRRAERRLVELMQVEEIHLPTLKYLNRLSDLLFVLARAVNTRNHRSDVFYEHSPNVFRE, from the coding sequence ATGAGAATTTATACGCGCGGTGGGGATAAAGGCAAGACAGCCTTGATTGGTGGAAAGCGAAGATTCAAACACGACACACGCATTGAAGCCTATGGATCGATTGACGAAGCAGGAGCATTTGTAGGCTTAGCGATTGCGGAGTTGGACACACACCGTGACGCAGACATCATGGATCTGCTTTTCCGTGTTCAACAGACGTTGTGGGACGTAGGCGCAGATGTGGCCGCCGCACCCGGAGCGATCCATGCGTTTCGCACCCCTGAGACGGCTGCAGGGGATCTTGAGCCAGAAATTGATAGGTACAAAGAAGAATCGGATGTCATCAAAAAGTTTATATTGCGGGGCGGCTGTCGAGCGTCTGCAAACCTACATGTGGCCTGTACGGTAGTCCGAAGAGCGGAACGCCGACTGGTGGAATTGATGCAGGTTGAGGAGATCCATCTGCCAACACTCAAATACCTCAATCGATTGTCTGACCTACTTTTTGTACTTGCCCGGGCGGTAAACACTCGAAATCATAGGAGCGACGTCTTCTATGAGCACAGTCCAAATGTTTTTCGAGAGTAA
- the hemG gene encoding protoporphyrinogen oxidase, translating into METIYSSKEMKTGILRNDRLFTLPPGMTFGLPTKLSTFAFNSLIPLSGKIRGLGDLVLPKDTTTVDKSVGEILRRRIGDDLVNILAEPMLAGIHAGSIDRLSVNAVAPYLRKMERDNGSLIRAMLKQGKQSAKSSKKGVSTPSFVSVRNGLQQLVDTIVEKLQSVPEVALRTKADVTQVVDRPDGGFQVRLNNEGGREESLEADAVLLCVPAFSARRLIPATDPEFDWLLEIPYVSTATVSLAYPIQMADLDLRFTGFLVPRGEDEMLTACTVVSRKWSRAVRNGFFVVRGYVGRDGEQQAMGKPDEEIIDHMKAQMRKHFGVTVDPIWSIVDRWPQSMPQYLVGHGEKLKDLREKISEHVPGMYLAGAGYDGMSISDCIRQGRQAMKNCLSLKTDA; encoded by the coding sequence TTGGAAACGATTTATTCATCTAAAGAAATGAAAACGGGAATCTTACGCAACGATCGACTGTTCACGTTACCACCAGGGATGACCTTTGGACTTCCAACAAAGCTCAGTACGTTTGCGTTCAATTCGTTGATTCCGTTGTCCGGGAAGATCCGTGGCCTCGGAGACCTTGTTTTGCCCAAGGACACGACTACTGTGGATAAGTCGGTTGGTGAAATCTTACGTCGCCGCATTGGAGATGACTTAGTTAACATTCTTGCAGAGCCCATGTTGGCTGGCATTCATGCAGGCAGCATTGACAGGCTGAGTGTAAACGCTGTAGCCCCGTATCTAAGAAAAATGGAACGAGACAATGGTAGTCTTATACGGGCCATGCTGAAACAAGGAAAACAGAGTGCAAAGTCTAGTAAGAAAGGTGTATCTACACCTTCATTTGTATCCGTCAGGAATGGTTTACAACAGTTGGTAGATACCATTGTGGAGAAGCTTCAATCAGTACCTGAAGTCGCCTTACGGACAAAGGCGGACGTTACCCAGGTTGTCGACCGCCCTGATGGTGGCTTTCAGGTTCGCCTAAACAATGAGGGAGGGCGAGAAGAGTCTCTCGAGGCGGATGCAGTCTTACTCTGTGTCCCTGCCTTTTCAGCTAGAAGGCTTATTCCCGCAACGGACCCCGAATTCGATTGGCTACTCGAAATCCCCTATGTATCAACCGCTACAGTCAGTCTCGCGTATCCCATTCAAATGGCAGATCTTGATCTTCGCTTCACCGGATTCCTGGTTCCGCGTGGGGAAGACGAAATGCTCACGGCTTGTACAGTAGTATCGAGAAAGTGGTCCAGGGCTGTAAGAAATGGGTTCTTCGTGGTGCGGGGATACGTGGGACGTGACGGAGAACAACAGGCCATGGGTAAACCCGATGAGGAGATCATTGACCATATGAAGGCACAGATGAGAAAACACTTTGGAGTAACAGTAGATCCAATTTGGTCCATTGTCGACAGATGGCCTCAATCCATGCCCCAGTACCTGGTGGGGCATGGGGAGAAACTGAAGGATTTGCGAGAGAAAATTTCTGAGCATGTTCCGGGTATGTATTTAGCTGGTGCAGGCTATGACGGAATGAGCATTTCAGACTGTATACGCCAAGGACGGCAAGCTATGAAAAATTGTCTCAGTTTAAAAACAGATGCCTAA
- the cobS gene encoding adenosylcobinamide-GDP ribazoletransferase produces the protein MLRQALLAAQFLTTFPLPNLSHVSEEEIRLSSIFFPLVGVVLGIILWAMEFLLRLVFPNLVSTSIALTLYTLLTGALHLDGLMDTADALGSRKPPKRALEIMKDSRVGAMGVVAAVMVYSGKLAALNALPVSAVGVIALPPVLSRFTMVLAMRLSPAARGKEGLAGLFAQRIPRLALWAAATVSIIFSLMWCPVWLGVVMWVGSVLVAIVATTFFSRGFGGMTGDTYGALNEIVEWFGWILGIALFLYP, from the coding sequence GTGCTGAGGCAGGCGCTTCTCGCGGCACAGTTTTTAACCACCTTTCCACTCCCAAATCTTTCGCACGTCTCTGAAGAGGAGATTCGTCTAAGCAGCATATTCTTTCCGTTAGTTGGAGTCGTCCTTGGCATCATCTTATGGGCAATGGAGTTTCTTTTGCGCCTGGTGTTCCCCAACCTCGTCAGCACCAGTATTGCACTCACCCTCTATACCCTACTGACGGGTGCATTGCATTTGGATGGGCTGATGGACACGGCGGACGCACTTGGCAGTCGAAAGCCGCCGAAACGTGCGCTTGAGATTATGAAGGACAGTCGCGTCGGTGCCATGGGGGTGGTAGCGGCCGTCATGGTCTACAGTGGGAAACTGGCCGCTTTAAATGCGCTTCCCGTGAGCGCCGTCGGAGTCATTGCCCTCCCTCCTGTACTCTCGCGGTTCACGATGGTGCTAGCGATGAGGCTGTCCCCGGCTGCGCGAGGAAAGGAAGGATTAGCGGGATTGTTTGCGCAAAGAATCCCGCGTTTGGCCCTATGGGCAGCAGCCACGGTTTCCATTATTTTTTCGCTCATGTGGTGCCCTGTTTGGCTTGGAGTTGTGATGTGGGTGGGGAGTGTTCTGGTGGCCATTGTCGCGACGACCTTTTTCAGCCGTGGGTTCGGAGGCATGACCGGGGATACTTATGGAGCGTTGAACGAGATTGTGGAGTGGTTCGGGTGGATACTGGGTATAGCACTATTCCTGTATCCATGA
- the cobU gene encoding bifunctional adenosylcobinamide kinase/adenosylcobinamide-phosphate guanylyltransferase gives MRLAITFVLGGARSGKSAFAEHFASKVSKSSVGEPRSVDYLATAKVLDDEMKERIAIHQADRPRDWTTIEEALDPQNILQKLSQRPVPPVILIDCLSLLLSNWMFAHCDVPAQIESFLAASLEYPAPLIVVSNEVGSGIVPADALTRKYRDWLGWFNQSVARVAKSVLLVVAGVPVDLRKLEVKW, from the coding sequence ATGCGTTTGGCGATTACGTTCGTGCTTGGCGGCGCGCGTAGCGGCAAGAGTGCCTTTGCCGAGCACTTCGCGTCGAAAGTCTCGAAAAGCTCCGTTGGTGAACCACGTTCCGTCGACTACCTGGCTACTGCAAAGGTACTCGATGATGAAATGAAAGAACGCATTGCTATCCATCAGGCCGACCGACCCCGCGATTGGACGACCATCGAAGAGGCGCTAGACCCGCAAAACATATTGCAAAAACTGAGCCAACGGCCGGTGCCGCCCGTTATTCTGATCGATTGTCTGTCCCTATTATTGAGTAACTGGATGTTTGCACATTGTGACGTTCCGGCTCAAATCGAGTCGTTTCTTGCAGCGTCACTAGAATACCCTGCGCCGCTCATTGTCGTCAGCAATGAGGTGGGGTCTGGTATTGTCCCGGCCGATGCTCTGACGCGAAAGTATCGGGACTGGCTGGGGTGGTTCAATCAGTCTGTGGCCAGAGTAGCAAAGTCTGTTTTGCTCGTGGTGGCCGGGGTTCCAGTCGACTTGCGAAAGCTGGAAGTCAAGTGGTGA